One window of the Misgurnus anguillicaudatus chromosome 8, ASM2758022v2, whole genome shotgun sequence genome contains the following:
- the slain1b gene encoding SLAIN motif-containing protein 1 — MDAAVLMPDVRAELEVQKLQELVRKLERQNEQLRSRANIAPPASSCCVPSPASNLAYHYFPSDDPFSYFQPHSAAEDEDEEPRALLDQLEILDLDIIFPSYEESEETWLYVSPRSLWSGEVSSALDWCRRVLDQQRSDVNTCKQTLQSVNRWRSGLSPAYPRARVVGVSPLCTSSKPSTPDSCRAGGVRRSPLSQVSPDVCDVSVMSDDDSLSLSYKLQDLTDVQVMARLQEESLRQDFATTSSSSSHNRRSASFSFQFVQRGESHEEEEDDDEDYDQLPPPQPRLSRARSLRHSHTFSSVRDWSGPQYTAVSPFQPQSASNTSATSSSEQTDLRISSDKLRRSLPNLLRAPSVSSISIPVSQISSSIRNSQSFDSSAALGQLQSAMPSPGQLRHRVQSVGNFSSRPPLKATAYVSPTVKGSSSMTSSLSLQSLSTAGSPQPSKAGGSQIPARSALPRPASFVSTGSTPRSKLATPVRSLLTPPKSLMTLSALRDGSWRDGCY, encoded by the exons ATGGACGCGGCGGTGCTGATGCCGGACGTGCGCGCGGAGCTGGAGGTCCAGAAGCTGCAGGAGCTCGTGCGAAAACTCGAACGGCAAAACGAGCAGCTTCGCAGCCGAGCGAATATCGCGCCGCCCGCGAGCTCCTGCTGCGTCCCGAGTCCGGCATCGAACCTCGCATATCACTATTTCCCTTCGGATGATCCGTTTTCGTATTTCCAGCCGCATTCCGCCGCGGAGGACGAGGATGAAGAGCCCCGCGCGCTTCTGGACCAACTGGAGATTCTGGATCTGGATATCATCTTCCCGAGCTACGAGGAGTCTGAGGAGACCTG gCTTTATGTGTCCCCGAGGTCTCTGTGGTCCGGTGAAGTTTCCAGCGCTCTGGATTGGTGTCGGCGGGTTCTCGATCAGCAGCGGTCAGATGTGAATACCTGCAAACAAACACTGCAGTCTG TGAACAGATGGAGGTCAGGTTTGTCTCCTGCTTATCCTCGTGCTCGTGTAGTTGGAGTTTCTCCTCTCTGCACCTCCTCTAAACCCTCCACACCTGACTCCTGTAGAGCAG GTGGTGTTAGACGCAGTCCTCTCAGTCAGGTGTCTCCAGACGTCTGTGATGTCAGCGTGATGTCTGATGATGATTCTCTTAGTTTGAGTTATAAATTACAGGATCTCACTGATGTTCAGGTGATGGCTCGACTGCAAGAGGAGA GTCTGCGTCAAGATTTCGCCACCACCTCATCCTCGTCTTCTCACAATCGTCGCAGTGCCAGCTTTTCCTTCCAGTTTGTCCAGCGAGGCGAGTCACACGAGGAAGAAGAGGATGACGATGAAGATTACGATCAGTTGCCTCCCCCACAGCCGCGTCTGAGTCGGGCCAGATCTCTTCGGCACTCGCACACCTTCAGCAGCGTCAGGGACTGGAGCGGACCGCAGTACACCGCCGTCTCACCCTTCCAACCTCAATCTGCCTCGAACACGAGCGCCACGTCCTCCAGCGAGCAGACGGACCTCAGGATCTCCTCAG ATAAGCTGAGGAGGAGTTTGCCAAATCTCCTGAGAGCTCCGAGCGTCTCCAGCATCTCAATCCCTGTCAGTCAAATATCTTCATCCATCAGGAACAGTCAAAGCTTTGATTCATCTGCTGCACTAGGACAACTTCAGTCCGCCA TGCCGTCTCCTGGGCAGCTGCGTCATCGCGTTCAAAGTGTTGGAAACTTCTCATCTCGTCCACCTCTGAAGGCCACAGCTTACGTCAGCCCAACCGTCAAGGGTTCTTCATCCATGACATCATCACTCAGTCTACAATCTCTCTCCACCGCTGGGAGTCCACAGCCGAGTAAAGCCGGCGGCTCTCAGATCCCAGCACGCAGCGCTCTGCCGCGGCCGGCGTCTTTCGTATCGACCGGCTCGACCCCTCGCAGCAAACTCGCTACACCCGTACGCAG TTTGCTGACACCACCAAAGAGTCTGATGACGCTGAGCGCTCTGCGTGATGGGAGCTGGCGTGACGGATGTTACTAA